The following coding sequences are from one Mycolicibacterium aichiense window:
- the gndA gene encoding NADP-dependent phosphogluconate dehydrogenase has product MTSPQTDGTAQIGVTGMAVMGSNIARNFAHHGYTVALHNRSVAKTDAVLAEHGSEGNFVRTETMAEFAAALEKPRRALIMVKAGDPTDAVINELCEVFEPGDIIIDGGNALYTDTIRREKAVRERGLHFVGAGISGGEEGALKGPSIMPGGPAESYKSLGPLLEEISAHVDGVPCCTHIGPDGAGHFVKMVHNGIEYSDMQLIGEAYQLLRDGLGKTAPEIAEIFAEWNKGDLDSYLIEITAEVLRQTDAKTGKPLVDVIVDEAEQKGTGRWTVKSALDLGVPVTGIAEAVFARALSGSVPQRKATTGLASGDLGEQPTDAAQFIDDVSKALYASKIIAYAQGFNQIQAGSAEYDWGITLGDMATIWRGGCIIRAKFLNRIKEAYDENAELATLIAAPYFRDAVEAGIDSWRRVVVKATELGIPVPGFASALSYYDALRTERLPAALTQGLRDFFGAHTYGRTDADPAARFHTLWSGDRSEVEA; this is encoded by the coding sequence ATGACCTCACCGCAGACAGACGGTACTGCACAGATCGGTGTTACCGGAATGGCGGTGATGGGGTCGAACATCGCGCGCAACTTCGCCCACCACGGCTACACCGTCGCCCTGCACAACCGCTCGGTCGCCAAAACCGACGCCGTGCTCGCCGAGCACGGTTCCGAGGGCAACTTCGTGCGCACCGAGACGATGGCCGAATTCGCCGCCGCGCTAGAGAAGCCGCGCCGCGCGCTGATCATGGTCAAGGCCGGCGACCCGACCGACGCGGTGATCAACGAACTGTGCGAGGTCTTCGAGCCGGGCGACATCATCATCGACGGCGGTAACGCGCTCTACACCGACACCATCCGCCGCGAGAAGGCGGTGCGCGAGCGCGGCCTGCACTTCGTCGGCGCAGGCATTTCCGGCGGTGAGGAGGGCGCGCTGAAGGGTCCGTCGATCATGCCGGGCGGACCTGCCGAGTCCTACAAGTCGCTGGGCCCGCTGCTCGAGGAGATCTCCGCGCACGTCGACGGCGTCCCGTGCTGTACCCACATCGGCCCCGACGGCGCCGGCCACTTCGTCAAGATGGTGCACAACGGCATCGAGTATTCCGACATGCAGCTCATCGGCGAGGCCTACCAGCTGCTGCGCGACGGGCTCGGCAAGACCGCACCCGAGATCGCCGAGATCTTCGCGGAGTGGAACAAAGGCGATCTGGACAGCTATTTGATCGAGATCACCGCCGAGGTGCTGCGCCAGACCGACGCCAAGACCGGCAAGCCGCTGGTCGACGTGATCGTCGACGAGGCCGAGCAGAAGGGCACCGGCCGCTGGACGGTCAAGTCGGCGTTGGACCTCGGGGTGCCGGTGACCGGTATCGCCGAGGCGGTCTTCGCCCGCGCTCTGTCCGGCTCGGTCCCCCAGCGCAAGGCCACCACCGGCCTGGCCTCCGGAGACCTGGGCGAACAGCCCACGGACGCAGCGCAATTCATCGATGACGTGAGCAAGGCGCTGTACGCCTCGAAGATCATCGCCTACGCCCAGGGCTTCAACCAGATCCAGGCGGGCAGCGCCGAATACGACTGGGGCATCACCCTCGGCGACATGGCCACGATCTGGCGCGGCGGCTGCATCATCCGGGCCAAGTTCCTCAACCGGATCAAGGAGGCCTACGACGAGAACGCCGAGCTGGCGACGCTGATCGCCGCACCGTACTTCCGGGACGCGGTCGAGGCGGGTATCGACAGCTGGCGCCGCGTGGTGGTGAAGGCCACCGAGCTCGGCATCCCGGTCCCCGGCTTCGCCTCGGCGCTGTCGTACTACGACGCGCTGCGCACCGAGCGACTGCCCGCGGCGCTGACCCAGGGCCTGCGCGACTTCTTCGGCGCGCACACCTACGGCCGGACCGATGCCGACCCGGCCGCCCGATTCCACACCCTCTGGAGTGGTGACCGCAGCGAAGTCGAGGCGTAG